The following proteins are co-located in the Pedobacter sp. FW305-3-2-15-E-R2A2 genome:
- a CDS encoding DUF5808 domain-containing protein, translated as MDIDPVDNIVNYKVGIIYWNPADSRLIVPKRERSMGYTLNFAHRLNILILVVITALVIYTAMYLQ; from the coding sequence ATGGATATAGACCCTGTAGACAATATTGTCAATTATAAAGTGGGAATCATTTATTGGAATCCCGCAGATTCAAGATTAATCGTACCCAAACGCGAAAGGTCAATGGGTTACACTTTAAATTTTGCCCATAGACTTAACATTCTGATATTAGTGGTCATTACGGCGCTTGTAATTTATACGGCGATGTATCTCCAATAG
- a CDS encoding DMT family transporter — MKNNIIKGSILVALGSSSYGMLATFVKMAYKEHYTTAEVTISQFTLGVIGLLLLSMFSKKTPQVITAVPKWKSITKLMAAGTSMGLTSVFYYLSVQYIPVSVGIVLLMQTVWMGVILEMIMHKKLPGTRKVIAVLIILAGTVLATNLWGAEIAIDWRGIGWGMLAAMAYTVAVYASNGIALHLPSIRRSLYLVLGGLIVILCIFHSSLTADFGFSIFWRWAIVLSLFGTILPPLLFTMGMPLTGVGLGTIIAAVEIPVSVMMAHLLLKEPVNVFQWLGIALILAAVVLMNIEKPKQAEIAV, encoded by the coding sequence ATGAAAAACAATATTATCAAAGGAAGTATTCTGGTTGCCTTGGGATCATCCAGCTATGGCATGCTGGCCACGTTTGTGAAAATGGCTTATAAAGAACATTACACCACCGCCGAAGTCACCATTTCTCAATTCACCTTAGGCGTAATTGGTCTGTTGCTATTGAGCATGTTTTCAAAAAAGACGCCTCAGGTGATAACTGCAGTTCCCAAATGGAAAAGCATTACCAAACTGATGGCAGCCGGAACCTCGATGGGATTAACCAGTGTTTTTTATTACCTGTCTGTACAATATATTCCCGTAAGTGTAGGTATTGTTTTGTTAATGCAAACGGTCTGGATGGGTGTCATTCTGGAGATGATCATGCATAAGAAGCTTCCCGGGACACGGAAGGTCATTGCTGTGCTGATCATTCTGGCAGGAACCGTCCTGGCGACCAATCTTTGGGGCGCAGAGATTGCCATAGACTGGCGTGGAATTGGTTGGGGTATGCTGGCTGCAATGGCTTATACGGTGGCAGTGTATGCTTCCAATGGAATCGCCCTGCATTTACCTTCTATCAGGAGAAGCCTATACCTTGTTCTCGGCGGATTGATCGTCATTCTATGTATTTTCCATTCTTCTCTGACCGCAGATTTCGGCTTTAGCATCTTTTGGCGATGGGCGATTGTGCTTTCTTTATTTGGCACCATTTTACCCCCACTGCTATTCACGATGGGAATGCCACTCACCGGAGTGGGATTAGGTACCATTATTGCCGCAGTAGAGATTCCGGTATCTGTAATGATGGCGCACCTCCTCTTAAAGGAACCTGTTAACGTGTTCCAATGGCTGGGAATTGCACTCATTCTGGCTGCAGTGGTGCTCATGAATATCGAGAAACCAAAGCAGGCAGAAATAGCGGTATAG
- a CDS encoding CatA-like O-acetyltransferase → MKQILDLNGWARKEHFHFFKQFDEPFFGVTVNIDCTLAYASAKAKGIPFFLYYLHKSLTAANQIAAFRYRIVEDQVWIYDKVDVSSTVDRPDGTFGFS, encoded by the coding sequence ATGAAACAAATTTTAGATTTAAACGGCTGGGCAAGAAAAGAACATTTTCATTTCTTTAAACAATTTGATGAACCTTTTTTTGGTGTCACCGTAAATATAGATTGTACCCTCGCTTATGCTTCAGCAAAGGCAAAAGGGATTCCATTTTTCTTGTATTACCTACATAAATCGTTGACTGCAGCAAACCAAATCGCTGCTTTCCGATACCGGATTGTGGAAGATCAGGTTTGGATTTACGATAAAGTGGATGTATCGTCTACGGTAGACCGTCCGGATGGAACTTTTGGCTTTTCATAA
- a CDS encoding GNAT family N-acetyltransferase, with amino-acid sequence MKIIQSSTINPVQKKAIHDLWNKEYPAKLKHGELKELDDYLSGLADVEYHLLTGPSEEVVGWALRFTRNNQPWFAIVVDSNLHGQGHGRRLLEEMKKNTAELNGWVIDHNKDLKENGEYYRSPLGFYLKNEFIILPETRLELEKMSAVAIRWINKK; translated from the coding sequence ATGAAAATCATTCAGTCCAGCACAATTAATCCGGTTCAGAAGAAAGCGATCCATGATCTGTGGAATAAAGAATATCCCGCCAAACTAAAACACGGAGAATTAAAAGAGCTGGATGATTACCTGAGCGGTCTTGCCGATGTGGAGTATCACCTGCTGACTGGTCCTTCCGAAGAAGTAGTGGGCTGGGCTCTACGGTTCACGAGAAATAACCAACCCTGGTTTGCGATTGTAGTAGACAGCAATTTACATGGACAAGGTCATGGCCGTCGTCTGCTGGAAGAAATGAAGAAGAACACAGCCGAACTGAATGGCTGGGTGATCGATCATAACAAAGACCTGAAAGAAAACGGAGAATACTACCGGTCTCCATTAGGCTTTTACCTGAAAAATGAATTCATCATTCTTCCGGAAACCAGACTTGAACTGGAAAAAATGTCGGCGGTAGCCATCCGCTGGATCAATAAAAAATAA
- a CDS encoding XRE family transcriptional regulator — protein MEEDVILKISYRIKEIRKERGITIQELADRAGVSKGLISQIENNRTVPSLMVLIDIIKSLDVDLNQFFKDISASSNKAPVVVKRKAEYESFEKEQALGFLYQRILTKSIKNSTVDIVLLELEPDATRPMVTTEAFEYKYILAGNIKYIFDDQEIELSAGDSLLFDGRLSHTPRNIGKDKAMMLIIYFFEETRA, from the coding sequence ATGGAAGAGGATGTAATCCTGAAGATCAGTTACCGGATAAAAGAAATAAGAAAAGAAAGAGGCATCACCATTCAGGAATTGGCGGATCGGGCAGGCGTAAGTAAAGGTCTGATTTCACAAATTGAAAACAACCGTACTGTACCTTCTTTGATGGTGCTGATAGACATTATCAAATCCCTTGACGTTGACCTGAACCAGTTTTTTAAAGACATCTCTGCGAGTTCGAACAAAGCCCCGGTGGTGGTGAAAAGAAAAGCAGAATATGAGTCTTTTGAAAAAGAACAGGCACTGGGATTTCTATACCAGCGGATTCTGACCAAGTCGATCAAGAATTCTACCGTAGATATTGTCCTGCTGGAACTGGAACCTGACGCGACCAGACCAATGGTGACTACCGAAGCCTTCGAGTACAAATATATTCTGGCTGGAAATATCAAATATATCTTTGACGATCAGGAGATCGAATTGTCGGCAGGAGATTCCCTTCTTTTTGATGGACGCCTTTCTCATACGCCAAGGAATATAGGGAAAGATAAAGCAATGATGCTGATCATCTATTTCTTTGAAGAAACCAGAGCCTGA
- a CDS encoding Crp/Fnr family transcriptional regulator, which yields MEAFWQYIKSYTAISEAAQNAWQQLLQEKTISKGEYFLMEGSIPKRIAFVKKGLFSYYYTDQDGATVIKKFFPEQTLVASTSAMLLQQPSLFTIQALEETEIISYGFEGFRELTLEYPDIAGFYIHYMEQHWIIEKEIGEISLKYQTAKQRYLDFKENNAALFARLKQHHMASYLGVTPTQLSRIRAVL from the coding sequence ATGGAAGCGTTCTGGCAATACATCAAAAGCTATACCGCAATTTCTGAGGCTGCGCAAAATGCCTGGCAGCAGCTATTACAGGAAAAGACCATCAGTAAAGGAGAATACTTCCTGATGGAAGGGAGTATTCCTAAAAGGATCGCTTTTGTAAAAAAAGGGCTTTTCTCTTATTACTACACCGACCAAGACGGCGCAACCGTGATCAAAAAGTTCTTTCCTGAGCAAACATTGGTTGCCTCCACCAGTGCGATGTTACTGCAGCAGCCCAGCTTATTTACCATACAGGCGCTGGAAGAAACGGAAATTATCAGTTATGGTTTTGAGGGATTCCGGGAGTTGACACTGGAATACCCCGATATTGCAGGTTTTTACATTCATTATATGGAGCAGCATTGGATCATCGAAAAGGAAATCGGTGAGATCAGCCTTAAATATCAAACTGCCAAACAAAGGTATCTGGATTTCAAGGAAAATAATGCAGCGTTGTTTGCCCGCCTAAAGCAACACCATATGGCTTCTTATTTGGGGGTTACCCCAACACAGCTGAGCCGAATCAGGGCAGTATTATAA